The sequence below is a genomic window from Dyadobacter chenwenxiniae.
CATTGACCAACGCTGCTTCAACATCTTGGGGCTCTGCCAATGTCCGTTCCACATACACGGAGCCGTCAATCGGGCTTATTGTTTTTTGTATTGGCATAATCAGAGCGGTGTTACGTAAGCTGATGTGATTCCGCCATCAACCAGAAAATCAGTTCCTGTTACAAAAGAAGATTCATCGGAAGCCAGGAATAATGCAGCGTACGCCATTTCTTTCGCCTCACCGAAACGGCCCATGGGAATGTGGACTAGTCTGCGTTGTTTCTTTTCTTCTGTATTTAAAAATTTCATCAGCAATTCCGTGCGTAATGGGCCGGGGCACAGTGCATTAACGCGGATATTCTCGCGTGCATGAATGATTGCCAGCTCTCGTGTCAATGCCAGAACAGCGCCTTTGCTGGCTGTGTAAGCCACCTGCGGAGTGGCCGCACCCAATATCGCCACGAACGATGCAGTGTTGATAATAGATCCTCCGCCTGCGCGCTGCAACGCCGGAATGCCATATTTACAACCTAAAAACACGCCTTTTGCGTTGATGTTCATCGTTAAGTCCCAAATGGATTCGTCGGTCGTCATGGCATTATCATCATCGCTGTGCATAATGCCGGCGTTGTTGAAAATAACGTTCAGTTTGCCAAATTTCTCTTCTGCAAAAGCAACCGCCGCTTCATTATCAGCAGCTTTCGAAACATCGGAATGCAGGAAAAAAGCTTCGCCTCCATTGGCAACAATTTCATCAGCCGTTTCCTGTCCGGCGGCATCATTGACGTCCGTAACAACTATTTTAGCTCCTTCCTTGGCAAATAAAAGCGCAGTTTCACGCCCAATTCCACCGCTTCCCCCTGTGATCAGGGCCACTTTATTTTCTAAACGCATTGGTTTTTGTGGGGTTAATGTTTAATGGTGATTGAATTTTTATGTTAAAACAATTTGGTCTTTTTGGGAGGCCCGCCGGGGCCGGATTCATTTCGGTAATCCCTGTTTCTAGAAACAGGAGGCCGCGCCGCGGCCTGACAAGTTTAATGCTCCGCATTTTTTCAAATCTGTTCAAAATACCGCTTCCTTTCCCAATCCGTCACGGACGTGTCGTATGCCCTTTGCTCGGTTTTGAAAAAATGGCTGTAATGTTCGACGACTTCGCTGCCGAATGCATTTTTGGCGAATTCGCTGTTTTCAAATAATGCTGTGGCTTCGGCTAATGTATAGGGGACGCGTGGCAAATGTGCAGCTGCGTAAATGTCGCCGACGAAACATTCCGGAGGCTCGATCTTGTTTTTGATCCCGTCCAAACCAGATGCCAGCGAGGCTGCAAATGCGAGATAAGGATTGCAATCCGCGCCCGGAATGCGACATTCGATCCGCAGGCTCGCCCCGCTTCCTACCACGCGAAAACCGGCTGTGCGGTTGTCGTAGCTCCACGCAAGTCTGGTGGGCGCCCATGAGCCGTCCACGAAACGTTTATATGAATTAATGGT
It includes:
- a CDS encoding glucose 1-dehydrogenase encodes the protein MRLENKVALITGGSGGIGRETALLFAKEGAKIVVTDVNDAAGQETADEIVANGGEAFFLHSDVSKAADNEAAVAFAEEKFGKLNVIFNNAGIMHSDDDNAMTTDESIWDLTMNINAKGVFLGCKYGIPALQRAGGGSIINTASFVAILGAATPQVAYTASKGAVLALTRELAIIHARENIRVNALCPGPLRTELLMKFLNTEEKKQRRLVHIPMGRFGEAKEMAYAALFLASDESSFVTGTDFLVDGGITSAYVTPL